A window of the Polaribacter sp. HaHaR_3_91 genome harbors these coding sequences:
- a CDS encoding PPC domain-containing DNA-binding protein: MKKSILIVLCITVSFLANAQSNSKLYTYKQFGNKYVISIQNHAEITKAITAFVEEQDIKAGTIVGMGAVNEATLRFFDPATKEFVDKTFSEQMEITNLTGNISQKDGKHYVHMHVTLGRNDYTALAGHFLTAKINGAGEFVIESFDGAVDRYHDEDTGLNLYKF, translated from the coding sequence ATGAAAAAGTCAATTTTAATAGTATTGTGTATTACGGTATCTTTTTTAGCAAATGCACAATCAAATTCTAAACTATACACCTACAAGCAGTTTGGTAACAAGTACGTTATAAGCATTCAAAACCATGCTGAGATTACAAAAGCAATCACTGCGTTTGTGGAAGAGCAGGATATAAAAGCAGGAACAATTGTAGGTATGGGGGCTGTTAATGAAGCTACTTTACGATTTTTTGATCCAGCTACTAAAGAGTTTGTAGATAAAACGTTTTCCGAACAAATGGAGATTACCAACTTAACCGGTAATATATCTCAAAAAGATGGAAAACACTACGTACACATGCATGTAACACTTGGACGTAACGATTACACGGCATTAGCGGGACACTTTCTTACAGCCAAAATTAATGGAGCTGGAGAATTTGTTATAGAAAGTTTTGATGGAGCGGTTGATCGCTATCATGATGAGGATACTGGTCTAAACCTGTACAAGTTTTAG
- a CDS encoding HEPN domain-containing protein — protein MTNKKEKRILSAPYARLIGTISSLNLQLLISTQFSEQDCLNWEQSLRDDLGNLKSKLKVDSILKRLSNSPVFMLDELRMSSIDSTIITYTSSIELFIREIIDLSLRRNSSLRKKAFSKVQISALELENKTELNEIKNDLFKTLSIEHSKGQLLSEKLKRASKFLSISKSSTKDILINDIDSIWKLRNSIAHSNDGNKTIYEFTSNNIKKTIGGYSTKEEYLNFTTELLEPMNAFFDFLEEWQNEVLDKWDANSFIHYKKTTPNTV, from the coding sequence ATGACAAATAAAAAAGAAAAAAGAATTTTATCAGCACCTTATGCAAGGTTGATTGGTACTATTTCATCATTGAATTTACAACTATTAATTTCTACTCAATTTAGTGAACAAGACTGTTTAAATTGGGAACAATCATTAAGAGATGATTTAGGAAACTTAAAATCAAAATTAAAGGTTGACTCTATTTTAAAAAGATTATCTAATTCGCCTGTTTTTATGCTGGATGAATTAAGAATGAGCTCTATTGATTCAACAATAATAACTTATACTTCATCAATAGAATTATTCATCCGAGAAATTATTGATTTGAGTTTAAGAAGAAATTCAAGTCTGAGAAAGAAAGCATTTAGTAAAGTTCAAATTTCCGCTTTAGAATTGGAAAATAAAACTGAATTAAATGAAATCAAAAATGACCTTTTCAAAACACTATCAATTGAGCATTCTAAAGGTCAATTGTTGTCTGAAAAACTCAAAAGAGCCTCAAAGTTTCTTTCTATATCAAAATCAAGTACTAAAGACATTCTTATAAACGATATCGACAGCATTTGGAAATTAAGAAACTCAATTGCCCATTCTAACGATGGTAATAAAACAATTTATGAATTTACATCGAACAATATTAAAAAAACAATAGGTGGATACTCAACTAAAGAAGAATATTTGAATTTTACAACTGAACTATTAGAGCCTATGAATGCTTTTTTTGACTTTCTCGAGGAATGGCAAAATGAGGTTTTAGATAAATGGGATGCGAATTCATTCATTCATTATAAAAAAACTACACCTAACACCGTATAA
- a CDS encoding IS3 family transposase, with amino-acid sequence MSKQAFYKRLKTQENKRLNDEKVIAMIQEYRKLVGMRTGGIKLYDELKQDFIKQGIKIGRDKLYDVLRLHNLLVPKLKNYVTTTNSNHQFRKYKNLIKDQVPTRPEQLWVSDITYIKTDNGHNYLAIVTDAYSKQIMGYKLDNNMKTSLCSEALEMAIKNRKYPDKKLIHHSDRGFQYCNPKYTAFAEENGIMMSMTEQYDPYENAIAERINRTLKYEYGLRNCFKNTAIAQEVTKQAVYIYNNLRTHFSLELRKSAEVHLNPNIKYKSYRRNNVNLTELTI; translated from the coding sequence ATTAGTAAACAAGCCTTCTACAAAAGACTCAAAACCCAAGAAAACAAACGACTAAACGATGAAAAAGTCATCGCAATGATACAAGAATATCGAAAATTAGTTGGTATGAGAACTGGCGGAATTAAGTTATATGATGAACTTAAACAAGACTTTATAAAACAAGGTATTAAAATCGGTAGAGACAAGTTGTACGATGTGTTAAGGCTTCATAATTTACTTGTTCCTAAGCTTAAAAACTATGTAACAACAACAAATTCTAATCATCAATTTAGAAAATATAAAAACCTAATTAAAGACCAAGTTCCTACTCGACCAGAACAACTATGGGTAAGCGATATAACATACATTAAAACAGACAATGGACACAATTACCTAGCAATCGTTACAGATGCATATTCTAAACAAATTATGGGCTATAAATTAGATAACAACATGAAGACATCACTTTGTTCAGAAGCGCTAGAAATGGCTATTAAAAATAGAAAATACCCTGATAAAAAATTAATACATCATTCTGACAGAGGTTTTCAATACTGTAACCCCAAATACACAGCATTTGCAGAAGAAAATGGCATAATGATGAGCATGACAGAACAATATGATCCTTATGAAAACGCAATTGCAGAGCGAATTAATAGAACTTTAAAATATGAATATGGACTTAGAAATTGCTTTAAAAACACTGCCATTGCTCAAGAAGTAACAAAACAAGCAGTATATATTTACAACAATTTAAGAACCCATTTTAGCTTAGAATTAAGAAAGTCAGCTGAAGTACATTTAAATCCAAACATCAAATACAAATCATATCGAAGAAATAATGTAAATTTGACTGAACTAACAATTTGA
- a CDS encoding helix-turn-helix domain-containing protein, with the protein MKAQKQPWRKKTYEKATLELKLFVVDQIQNGQISTNFASKKYDVPRTTIGYWIKKYSTLVQQNTGMSKLDEIKKLKERIEELEFVKEFQQDIIADMEIITGVDLSKKSLPKTLAKEIELKKKNRLKENGSMSVLGLVNKPSTKDSKPKKTND; encoded by the coding sequence ATGAAAGCTCAAAAACAACCCTGGCGAAAAAAAACGTACGAAAAAGCAACTTTAGAACTCAAATTATTCGTCGTTGACCAAATTCAGAATGGACAGATTTCCACAAACTTTGCTTCCAAAAAATATGATGTTCCTAGAACTACAATTGGGTATTGGATCAAAAAATATAGTACTTTAGTCCAACAAAATACAGGTATGAGTAAATTAGATGAGATTAAAAAACTAAAGGAACGTATTGAAGAATTGGAGTTTGTAAAGGAATTTCAACAAGATATTATTGCTGACATGGAAATCATTACTGGAGTCGATTTGTCAAAAAAGTCGTTGCCCAAAACATTAGCGAAAGAGATAGAACTAAAAAAGAAAAACCGTTTAAAAGAAAATGGTTCTATGAGTGTTTTGGGATTAGTAAACAAGCCTTCTACAAAAGACTCAAAACCCAAAAAAACAAACGACTAA
- a CDS encoding IS30 family transposase → MEVKKHRRLTLKERVIIQTLLNEEKSKSYIAIKLNRSRSTIGREVNKWVQKKEHRYDAELAHWCAKEDYLNKRNLDKISTYSLLKFFVYKGLLSNWTPEQISGRLKELYPNNLIMSISHEAIYRHIYTRPQARLNKKLIKLLVRKKTRRRTPKKRRGGGSKITNQVSIDNRPQHIDLRNEVGHWEGDLVIGKNHKSAIGTIVERKTRFTLIVKLESKKAGEVANEFSKILNKLNPIYKKSMTYDNGIEMARHEMITKKTGMKIYFAHPYSSWERGTNENTNGLIRRYLPKGTNFNEIDVNKLQNIQEKLNNRPRKIIGYKTPKEMMDLELKFVA, encoded by the coding sequence ATGGAAGTAAAAAAACATAGACGATTAACTTTGAAAGAAAGAGTGATTATTCAGACTCTTTTAAATGAAGAAAAGTCTAAATCTTATATAGCAATTAAACTCAATAGATCTCGTTCAACTATCGGTAGAGAAGTGAATAAATGGGTGCAAAAAAAAGAACATAGATATGATGCTGAACTTGCTCATTGGTGTGCTAAAGAAGATTATTTAAACAAGAGAAATTTAGATAAAATAAGCACTTATTCTTTACTCAAATTTTTTGTTTACAAAGGACTTTTATCAAACTGGACTCCTGAACAAATTTCTGGAAGATTAAAAGAGTTGTATCCTAATAATCTAATAATGTCTATTTCACACGAAGCTATTTATAGACACATTTATACTAGACCACAAGCTCGTTTAAATAAAAAGTTAATCAAACTATTAGTACGTAAAAAAACAAGACGTAGAACCCCTAAAAAAAGACGTGGTGGTGGAAGTAAAATCACTAACCAAGTCAGTATTGACAACAGACCACAACATATTGACCTTAGAAATGAAGTGGGACATTGGGAAGGAGATTTAGTGATTGGGAAAAATCATAAAAGTGCTATTGGAACTATTGTAGAGCGCAAAACTAGATTTACTTTAATAGTAAAATTAGAGTCTAAAAAAGCAGGTGAAGTAGCTAATGAGTTTTCTAAAATATTAAACAAATTAAATCCTATTTATAAAAAATCAATGACATATGATAACGGAATTGAAATGGCGAGACACGAAATGATTACTAAAAAAACAGGTATGAAAATATACTTTGCACATCCATATTCTTCCTGGGAAAGAGGAACAAATGAAAATACAAATGGACTCATTAGAAGATATCTTCCAAAAGGAACAAACTTCAATGAAATTGACGTAAATAAACTCCAAAATATTCAAGAAAAATTGAACAACAGACCAAGAAAAATTATAGGATATAAAACTCCAAAAGAAATGATGGATTTAGAACTTAAATTTGTAGCTTAG
- a CDS encoding alanine--glyoxylate aminotransferase family protein, translating to MKSRKLLMIPGPIEFESEVMQCMAVPTPSHVSPDFIDLFANSLKLMKEVWQCPSGQAFIVAGTGTLAMDMAAANLIETGDKALVISTGYFGLRYAEILKRYGAQVDILEAEVGNIVPLELIEQQLKSKSYKLLTFTHVDTSTAVLNDAKRIGALGKKYNVLTILDGVCSVAGEEIKQEEWGIDVVLTASQKAIGVPPGLALLVVSKKAMQTFEQRTSPVSNYYGDWTNWLPIMKAYENKQASYFGTPAVNLVIALEKSLQLILEEGLDNRFDRHKSAGKAMRAAIKALGLDLLSKNEHVSANTLSAPLYPSKIDTAAFLKSVNQGGVILAGGLLPQLKKNYFRIGHMGSVNKNDLLATIGAIESALKSNGYSHELGLGTAQILKHF from the coding sequence ATGAAATCGAGAAAATTATTAATGATACCTGGTCCAATAGAATTTGAAAGTGAAGTGATGCAATGTATGGCAGTACCAACTCCTAGCCATGTTTCACCAGATTTTATAGACCTCTTTGCCAATAGTTTAAAACTAATGAAAGAAGTTTGGCAATGCCCATCTGGTCAAGCATTCATAGTAGCAGGAACAGGTACACTTGCTATGGATATGGCTGCTGCAAACCTAATAGAAACTGGTGATAAAGCCCTTGTAATATCGACAGGTTACTTTGGGTTACGTTATGCAGAAATCTTAAAGCGATATGGTGCTCAAGTAGATATACTTGAAGCTGAAGTCGGTAACATTGTACCCTTAGAGCTTATCGAACAGCAACTAAAATCTAAAAGCTATAAACTTTTAACTTTTACACATGTTGACACATCAACAGCTGTTTTAAATGATGCTAAACGTATTGGTGCCTTAGGTAAGAAGTACAACGTATTAACCATTCTAGACGGTGTTTGTTCTGTTGCTGGCGAAGAAATTAAACAAGAAGAATGGGGAATTGATGTTGTACTTACAGCTTCTCAAAAAGCAATAGGAGTTCCTCCAGGACTCGCGCTTTTAGTAGTTTCTAAAAAGGCAATGCAAACATTTGAACAACGAACAAGTCCTGTTTCTAATTACTATGGAGATTGGACCAATTGGTTACCAATAATGAAAGCTTATGAAAATAAACAAGCCTCTTATTTTGGAACACCTGCAGTAAATCTTGTAATTGCTTTAGAAAAAAGTTTACAACTCATTTTAGAGGAAGGTTTAGACAATCGTTTTGATCGACACAAAAGTGCAGGTAAAGCCATGCGAGCAGCAATTAAAGCTTTAGGCTTGGATTTATTATCAAAAAACGAACACGTTTCTGCAAACACGTTATCGGCTCCCTTATATCCCAGTAAAATAGACACTGCTGCTTTTTTAAAGTCAGTAAACCAAGGAGGCGTTATATTAGCTGGAGGTCTTTTACCTCAATTAAAAAAGAATTACTTTAGAATTGGACACATGGGATCGGTAAACAAGAATGATTTACTGGCAACGATTGGAGCTATTGAATCAGCATTGAAAAGCAATGGGTATTCACATGAATTAGGGTTGGGAACTGCTCAAATATTAAAACACTTCTAA
- a CDS encoding IS3 family transposase — translation MSKQAFYKRLKTQENKRLNDEKVIAMIQEYRKLVGMRTGGIKLYDELKQDFIKQGIKIGRDKLYDVLRLHNLLVPKLKNYVTTTNSNHQFRKYKNLIKDQVPTRPEQLWVSDITYIKTDNGHNYLAIVTDAYSKQIMGYKLDNNMKTSLCSEALEMAIKNRKYPDKKLIHHSDRGFQYCNPKYTAFAEENGIMMSMTEQYDPYENAIAERINRTLKYEYGLRNCFKNTAIAQEVTKQAVYIYNNLRTHFSLELRKPAEVHLNPNIKYKSYRRNNVNLTELTI, via the coding sequence ATTAGTAAACAAGCCTTCTACAAAAGACTCAAAACCCAAGAAAACAAACGACTAAACGATGAAAAAGTCATCGCAATGATACAAGAATATCGAAAATTAGTTGGTATGAGAACTGGCGGAATTAAGTTATATGATGAACTTAAACAAGACTTTATAAAACAAGGTATTAAAATCGGTAGAGACAAGTTGTACGATGTGTTAAGGCTTCATAATTTACTTGTTCCTAAGCTTAAAAACTATGTAACAACAACAAATTCTAATCATCAATTTAGAAAATATAAAAACCTAATTAAAGACCAAGTTCCTACTCGACCAGAACAACTATGGGTAAGCGATATAACATACATTAAAACAGACAATGGACACAATTACCTAGCAATCGTTACAGATGCATATTCTAAACAAATTATGGGCTATAAATTAGATAACAACATGAAGACATCACTTTGTTCAGAAGCGCTAGAAATGGCTATTAAAAATAGAAAATACCCTGATAAAAAATTAATACATCATTCTGACAGAGGTTTTCAATACTGTAACCCCAAATACACAGCATTTGCAGAAGAAAATGGCATAATGATGAGCATGACAGAACAATATGATCCTTATGAAAACGCAATTGCAGAGCGAATTAATAGAACTTTAAAATATGAATATGGACTTAGAAATTGCTTTAAAAACACTGCCATTGCTCAAGAAGTAACAAAACAAGCAGTATATATTTACAACAATTTAAGAACCCATTTTAGCTTAGAATTAAGAAAGCCAGCTGAAGTACATTTAAATCCAAACATCAAATACAAATCATATCGAAGAAATAATGTAAATTTGACTGAACTAACAATTTGA
- a CDS encoding helix-turn-helix domain-containing protein, with the protein MKAQKQPWRKKTYEKATLELKLFVVDQIQNGQISTNFASKKYDVPRTTIGYWIKKYSTLVQQNTGMSKLDEIKKLKERIEELEFVKEFQQDIIADMEIITGVDLSKKSLPKTLAKEIELKKKNRLKENGSMSVLGLVNKPSTKDSKPKKTND; encoded by the coding sequence ATGAAAGCTCAAAAACAACCCTGGCGAAAAAAAACGTACGAAAAAGCAACTTTAGAACTCAAATTATTCGTCGTTGACCAAATTCAGAATGGACAGATTTCCACAAACTTTGCTTCCAAAAAATATGATGTTCCTAGAACTACAATTGGGTATTGGATCAAAAAATATAGTACTTTAGTCCAACAAAATACAGGTATGAGTAAATTAGATGAGATTAAAAAACTAAAGGAACGTATTGAAGAATTGGAGTTTGTAAAGGAATTTCAACAAGATATTATTGCTGACATGGAAATCATTACTGGAGTCGATTTGTCAAAAAAGTCGTTGCCCAAAACATTAGCGAAAGAGATAGAACTAAAAAAGAAAAACCGTTTAAAAGAAAATGGTTCTATGAGTGTTTTGGGATTAGTAAACAAGCCTTCTACAAAAGACTCAAAACCCAAGAAAACAAACGACTAA
- a CDS encoding tRNA amino-acyl synthetase, giving the protein MTILFISNQSNLTKEEALKIFQPYTEEKDFHYYKSLSKAKDFLSKKLIEKDKHLDFIISDWKFQNDNSKTILNWIRNSSENYSSNNFQLKSIPFLLIEDRENQSATISDGFDAVIENFPNNYVNLKHNITSSIKKWRTSFADDLELIGLDPKNKTNYTNHRKTFLAYYKLKVLSKTFVDKKSNSLNYIWTDSDYTNLVDSNERFEKKMKQTLIKPTKYLEKEFHDFLRDNPTFVKGENFNKLLYEKHLYINNTRRYNEPDFINKPFDYAIRYPEIFEVKRQSQRIFWKNKDKLLSKAKKGFEQVVRYKNYMESKNEANEYYIKKYLGKIYNQYEYTLLMGSSEEKRYNENLIEELKTDFNFTEVSLVTYEDLLNKHIRLCDRLNEFNIF; this is encoded by the coding sequence ATGACAATTCTTTTTATTTCTAACCAATCTAATTTAACGAAAGAGGAAGCCTTAAAAATATTTCAACCCTACACTGAAGAAAAAGACTTTCACTATTATAAATCTTTATCAAAAGCAAAAGACTTTCTCTCGAAAAAACTAATCGAAAAGGACAAGCATCTTGATTTTATAATATCAGATTGGAAATTTCAAAATGATAACTCTAAAACCATTTTAAATTGGATTAGAAATTCGTCAGAAAACTATTCTTCTAATAATTTTCAATTAAAATCTATACCTTTCTTACTTATTGAGGACAGAGAAAATCAATCTGCTACAATATCAGACGGATTTGATGCTGTCATTGAAAATTTCCCGAATAACTATGTGAATTTGAAACACAACATTACAAGTTCAATAAAAAAATGGAGAACTTCATTTGCGGATGATTTAGAATTGATAGGACTTGACCCAAAAAACAAGACAAACTATACCAATCATAGAAAAACTTTTCTTGCTTATTATAAGCTTAAGGTTTTGTCAAAAACATTTGTTGATAAAAAATCCAATTCGCTAAATTATATTTGGACAGATTCTGACTACACAAATCTTGTGGACTCAAATGAACGGTTTGAAAAAAAAATGAAACAAACTTTAATAAAACCAACAAAATATTTAGAAAAAGAGTTTCACGATTTTCTTCGAGACAATCCGACTTTTGTTAAAGGCGAAAACTTCAATAAATTACTTTATGAAAAGCATCTTTATATAAATAATACTCGAAGATACAATGAACCAGATTTTATAAATAAACCTTTTGATTATGCGATTAGATATCCTGAAATTTTTGAGGTTAAACGACAATCTCAAAGAATCTTTTGGAAAAACAAAGACAAACTTTTATCAAAAGCAAAAAAAGGATTTGAACAAGTTGTTCGTTATAAAAATTATATGGAATCTAAAAATGAAGCAAACGAGTATTATATTAAAAAGTATTTAGGCAAAATTTATAATCAATACGAATACACTTTATTAATGGGATCATCCGAAGAAAAAAGATATAATGAAAATCTAATTGAGGAATTAAAAACTGATTTTAATTTTACAGAAGTAAGTTTAGTAACTTATGAAGATTTATTAAATAAACATATAAGACTTTGTGATAGACTCAATGAATTTAATATATTCTAA
- a CDS encoding carboxypeptidase-like regulatory domain-containing protein, whose product MKKILLILIIGISNLTFAQMETKLSGKIVDENLTCLFGVKITNLNSATESISDQNGRYEIIASENDTLEFQIVGLTTDKIKIEKPTQTRNLIMMNKDVNCLGAIWTEKQYRKANKRIKKQLKKLYKKAEKENVWKNSSC is encoded by the coding sequence ATGAAAAAAATCCTGCTCATATTAATAATTGGAATTTCTAATTTGACTTTTGCTCAAATGGAAACAAAATTGAGTGGAAAAATAGTTGACGAAAATTTGACTTGCCTATTCGGAGTAAAAATCACGAATCTCAATAGCGCAACGGAATCTATATCTGACCAAAATGGACGATATGAAATAATTGCATCGGAAAATGACACGCTGGAATTTCAAATTGTTGGACTGACAACTGACAAAATAAAAATTGAAAAACCGACTCAAACTCGGAATTTGATTATGATGAATAAAGACGTAAATTGTTTAGGAGCAATTTGGACGGAAAAACAATATCGTAAAGCAAACAAACGAATTAAAAAACAACTGAAAAAATTATATAAAAAAGCGGAAAAAGAAAATGTGTGGAAAAATAGCAGTTGCTAA
- a CDS encoding IS3 family transposase produces MSKQAFYKRLKTQKNKRLNDEKVIVMIQEYRKLVGMRTGGIKLYDELKQDFIKQGIKIGRDKLYDVLRLHNLLVPKLKNYVTTTNSNHQFRKYKNLIKDQVPTRPEQLWVSDITYIKTDNGHNYLAIVTDAYSKQIMGYKLDNNMKTSLCSEALEMAIKNRKYPDKKLIHHSDRGFQYCNPKYTAFAEENGIMMSMTEQYDPYENAIAERINRTLKYEYGLRNCFKNTAIAQEVTKQAVYIYNNLRTHFSLELRKPAEVHLNPNIKYKSYRRNNVNLTELTI; encoded by the coding sequence ATTAGTAAACAAGCCTTCTACAAAAGACTCAAAACCCAAAAAAACAAACGACTAAACGATGAAAAAGTCATCGTAATGATACAAGAATATCGAAAATTAGTTGGTATGAGAACTGGCGGAATTAAGTTATATGATGAACTTAAACAAGACTTTATAAAACAAGGTATTAAAATCGGTAGAGACAAGTTGTACGATGTGTTAAGGCTTCATAATTTACTTGTTCCTAAGCTTAAAAACTATGTAACAACAACAAATTCTAATCATCAATTTAGAAAATATAAAAACCTAATTAAAGACCAAGTTCCTACTCGACCAGAACAACTATGGGTAAGCGATATAACATACATTAAAACAGACAATGGACACAATTACCTAGCAATCGTTACAGATGCATATTCTAAACAAATTATGGGCTATAAATTAGATAACAACATGAAGACATCACTTTGTTCAGAAGCGCTAGAAATGGCTATTAAAAATAGAAAATACCCTGATAAAAAATTAATACATCATTCTGACAGAGGTTTTCAATACTGTAACCCCAAATACACAGCATTTGCAGAAGAAAATGGCATAATGATGAGCATGACAGAACAATATGATCCTTATGAAAACGCAATTGCAGAGCGAATTAATAGAACTTTAAAATATGAATATGGACTTAGAAATTGCTTTAAAAACACTGCCATTGCTCAAGAAGTAACAAAACAAGCAGTATATATTTACAACAATTTAAGAACCCATTTTAGCTTAGAATTAAGAAAGCCAGCTGAAGTACATTTAAATCCAAACATCAAATACAAATCATATCGAAGAAATAATGTAAATTTGACTGAACTAACAATTTGA
- a CDS encoding putative quinol monooxygenase, which translates to MSELKIIATIIVKPEFKEDVLNMLQTVTDATRKEEGNISYVLHEDINNSAKVIILEEWKSQEAIDFHNQTDHFLILKNELGKKADSLSIDIIRASY; encoded by the coding sequence ATGAGCGAATTAAAAATTATAGCTACAATTATTGTAAAACCCGAATTTAAGGAAGATGTTTTAAATATGTTGCAAACCGTAACGGATGCCACACGGAAAGAGGAAGGTAATATCTCTTATGTATTGCATGAAGATATTAATAACAGCGCAAAGGTCATCATTCTAGAAGAATGGAAATCTCAGGAAGCGATTGATTTTCATAATCAAACAGATCATTTTTTAATACTAAAGAACGAACTTGGAAAAAAGGCCGATAGTTTATCGATAGATATAATAAGAGCGTCTTATTAA
- a CDS encoding IS3 family transposase has translation MTELRHKYDLDILLYHMNMARSSYYYHHKRSLIVDKYKEIKLLIHQIYHRHKGRYGYRRISLEINKTGTLINHKTVLKLMRELGLKSLVRAKRYKSYKGLIGETAPNILQRNFKAIRPNKKWATDITEFKVLGKKLYLSPIIDLFNREIINYQLSEKPDFKQVAIMLKKSFKKIPDQTNLILHSDQGWQYQMKQYRRLLTEKGITQSMSRKGNCLDNAVIENFFGILKSELFYINKYKSISQLKKEIKVYIKYYNNERIKQNLKGMSPIEYRANYYQN, from the coding sequence ATAACAGAATTAAGGCATAAGTATGATTTAGATATTTTATTATATCATATGAACATGGCAAGAAGTAGTTATTATTATCATCATAAAAGAAGTCTTATAGTTGATAAATATAAAGAGATAAAACTATTGATTCATCAAATATATCATCGTCACAAAGGAAGATATGGTTATAGAAGAATCTCTTTAGAAATCAACAAAACAGGAACTCTAATAAATCATAAAACAGTACTCAAGTTAATGCGTGAATTAGGTTTAAAAAGTTTAGTCAGAGCTAAAAGATACAAGTCTTATAAAGGGCTAATAGGGGAAACAGCTCCTAATATATTACAACGAAATTTTAAAGCTATTAGGCCAAATAAAAAATGGGCTACCGATATTACAGAATTTAAAGTTTTAGGAAAAAAACTATATCTATCTCCAATAATTGATCTCTTTAATAGAGAAATAATAAATTATCAATTATCTGAAAAACCTGATTTTAAACAAGTAGCTATTATGCTGAAAAAGTCTTTTAAGAAAATACCAGATCAAACAAATTTAATATTACATTCAGATCAAGGATGGCAGTATCAAATGAAACAGTATCGAAGATTATTAACAGAAAAAGGAATTACTCAGAGTATGTCTCGTAAAGGAAATTGTTTAGATAACGCTGTGATAGAAAATTTCTTCGGTATTCTAAAATCTGAATTGTTTTATATAAATAAATACAAGTCGATATCTCAATTAAAAAAAGAGATTAAAGTGTATATAAAATATTATAATAATGAGAGAATTAAACAAAATTTAAAGGGAATGAGCCCGATTGAATATCGAGCTAATTATTATCAAAATTAA
- a CDS encoding helix-turn-helix domain-containing protein codes for MGRKVKYDYAFKLRCVKQVLKNNQTVEDVSKLYGCHHTTLHDWIRFYEKYGKKALLPRKTKVYSIPFKLKVLKAIDKDSLSFSQACLEFNIPTKSVIMKWQRNYKKEGIIGLNIKPRGKPKSMQFKRAKKKSNKPLTREEELLLENESLRAELDLLKKLQALIQQEQNKKQKP; via the coding sequence ATGGGAAGAAAAGTCAAGTATGATTACGCATTTAAACTTCGATGTGTAAAGCAAGTTTTAAAAAATAACCAAACAGTTGAAGATGTGTCTAAGTTATATGGTTGTCATCATACAACCCTTCATGATTGGATTCGATTTTATGAAAAATATGGTAAAAAAGCACTATTACCAAGAAAAACAAAAGTGTATAGCATTCCTTTTAAACTTAAAGTGTTAAAAGCGATTGACAAAGATTCATTATCTTTCAGTCAAGCATGTTTAGAATTTAATATTCCTACAAAATCTGTAATTATGAAGTGGCAACGTAATTATAAAAAAGAGGGTATTATAGGCTTAAACATTAAACCTAGAGGTAAACCAAAATCTATGCAATTTAAGAGGGCTAAAAAAAAGTCTAATAAACCTTTAACAAGAGAAGAGGAACTTTTATTAGAAAATGAATCATTACGTGCAGAACTGGACTTGCTAAAAAAGTTACAGGCCTTAATTCAACAAGAGCAAAACAAAAAGCAAAAGCCATAA